A genomic window from Algoriphagus sp. Y33 includes:
- a CDS encoding acyl-CoA desaturase, with product MKNLKFDKSGSAEFSKALRIRVNAYFKGNNTSIYGDGSMVIKTIIMLSVFFVPLITMSTGLISSPALIFALYITSGLGMAGVGMGVMHDAIHGSYSKSKRVNKFVGYTMNLIGANASVWRIQHNVLHHTYTNVDEGDDDINAPFFLRFSPNAKRYWIHRFQYLYIWFFYGLSTVSWITMKDFVRVKRYRDMGFFNKEGEFGRELLKITGWKLLYYSYALVLPLIMIPLPAWIILLAFFSMHFVTGICISLVFQTAHIIPDAVFPKADQDGLIANDWTVHQLATTSNYAPKSKVFSWLIGGLNFQVEHHLFPNICHIHYRELSLIVSETAREYNVPYMVKRTFASALWDHIKMLRHLGKA from the coding sequence ATGAAAAACTTAAAATTTGATAAATCCGGTAGCGCCGAATTCTCCAAAGCGTTACGGATAAGAGTAAACGCATATTTCAAAGGAAACAATACTTCCATCTATGGAGATGGTAGCATGGTGATCAAGACTATTATCATGCTTTCTGTATTCTTTGTTCCCTTGATTACTATGAGCACGGGATTGATTTCCAGCCCCGCACTTATATTTGCCCTATATATCACCAGTGGCTTGGGGATGGCCGGAGTGGGCATGGGGGTTATGCATGATGCCATTCATGGATCTTATTCTAAGAGCAAGCGGGTGAATAAATTTGTGGGATATACCATGAATCTCATAGGAGCTAATGCAAGCGTATGGAGAATACAACATAACGTTCTCCATCATACTTATACCAATGTGGATGAAGGGGATGATGATATCAATGCGCCTTTTTTCTTACGCTTTTCTCCTAATGCCAAGCGTTATTGGATTCATCGGTTTCAATACCTCTACATTTGGTTTTTTTATGGCCTCTCCACCGTCTCGTGGATTACTATGAAGGATTTTGTCAGGGTCAAAAGGTACCGGGATATGGGGTTTTTCAACAAGGAAGGTGAATTCGGCAGAGAACTGCTGAAAATTACGGGTTGGAAGCTTCTCTATTATTCGTATGCTCTTGTGTTGCCCTTGATTATGATACCACTGCCTGCATGGATTATTTTATTGGCATTTTTCAGCATGCACTTTGTCACAGGTATATGCATAAGCTTAGTCTTTCAGACAGCCCATATTATACCTGATGCGGTTTTTCCAAAGGCCGATCAAGACGGGCTTATTGCCAATGATTGGACAGTACATCAGCTTGCCACTACGAGCAATTATGCTCCTAAGAGTAAGGTTTTCTCTTGGCTGATAGGAGGGCTGAACTTTCAGGTAGAGCATCATCTTTTCCCCAATATTTGCCATATCCATTACCGTGAATTGTCATTGATTGTGTCTGAAACGGCGAGGGAGTACAATGTGCCTTATATGGTAAAAAGAACTTTTGCGTCTGCACTATGGGATCATATTAAAATGCTCCGCCACTTGGGAAAGGCTTAA
- a CDS encoding general stress protein CsbD, with protein MTITRSWREQKVMLKQRYSILNDADFEFQEGQREGMLERLSQKLKKTKDELQLLFAELQTY; from the coding sequence ATGACTATTACAAGAAGCTGGAGGGAACAAAAAGTAATGCTCAAACAGAGGTATTCGATTTTAAACGATGCTGATTTTGAGTTCCAGGAAGGACAACGGGAAGGAATGCTCGAAAGACTTTCTCAAAAACTCAAAAAAACCAAGGATGAGTTGCAATTGCTTTTCGCAGAATTGCAAACCTATTGA
- a CDS encoding RagB/SusD family nutrient uptake outer membrane protein produces the protein MNNILKYSSLCALIVALMSACNSDFLDLAPISQENSTNFYKTASDMENALTAVYGSLQYGGTYYSSMHVIGELRSDNTEITNPNAGANLQAVDDFTNDAVNSISSTTWNAHYQGIQAANIVIDKIVEVSMDETLKARYVAEAKFLRALLYFNLVRIYGDVPLVLQIITNPEQGYDFTRNPAEEVYRQIIADLTAAEIDLPYTYGSAEAGRATKGAAMALLGKVYLTRKDWEAASQKLKEVIDASGQAGYRLMDSYGDIFGANNENNAESIFEVQFSSSSNGEGSPFTNQFAPIGSGGAVVSVGNPLGQNIPTSDMDAAYAENDLRKEYSMATSYQLNGNEVIHNYILKYSGTPAAYLDSDNNWIVLRYADVLLMYAEALNEISFQPDGEAFALLNQIRSRAGLPEMTSSASDPEYLITSQQEFRDAVAKERRVELAFEGHRWFDLIRTDEALSVLSDKGMQSHHVLFPVPQSQIDINPGVIAQNPGY, from the coding sequence ATGAACAACATACTAAAATATAGCTCATTATGCGCTTTGATAGTGGCACTGATGAGTGCATGCAATAGTGATTTTCTGGATTTGGCTCCCATATCCCAGGAGAACAGTACCAATTTTTATAAAACTGCCTCTGATATGGAAAATGCCTTGACAGCAGTGTATGGGTCTTTACAATATGGAGGGACCTATTATTCTTCCATGCACGTGATCGGTGAATTGAGATCGGACAATACCGAAATCACCAACCCCAATGCGGGTGCAAACCTGCAAGCGGTGGATGACTTCACGAATGATGCAGTTAATTCCATAAGCAGTACTACCTGGAATGCCCATTATCAGGGAATTCAGGCTGCAAATATTGTGATTGACAAAATCGTAGAGGTTTCCATGGATGAAACACTAAAAGCTCGGTATGTGGCCGAAGCTAAATTTCTTCGGGCATTGTTGTACTTTAATCTGGTTCGTATTTATGGAGATGTCCCGCTGGTACTTCAGATTATTACTAATCCGGAGCAAGGTTATGACTTCACCAGAAATCCTGCTGAGGAAGTCTATAGACAGATTATAGCTGATTTAACTGCGGCAGAAATTGATCTGCCTTATACTTATGGCAGTGCTGAAGCAGGTAGAGCTACAAAAGGAGCCGCCATGGCACTACTGGGCAAGGTATACCTGACTAGAAAAGACTGGGAAGCAGCTTCGCAAAAGCTGAAGGAAGTTATTGATGCGTCGGGACAGGCAGGGTACCGGTTGATGGATTCTTATGGTGATATTTTTGGTGCGAATAATGAAAATAATGCTGAATCTATCTTTGAAGTGCAGTTCAGTAGCAGCTCAAATGGAGAAGGCAGCCCTTTCACCAATCAATTTGCCCCGATTGGATCTGGGGGCGCAGTAGTATCAGTAGGAAATCCTTTGGGACAAAATATCCCTACTAGCGATATGGATGCAGCCTATGCGGAGAATGACCTTCGAAAGGAATATTCTATGGCTACTTCTTATCAATTGAACGGCAATGAAGTGATTCACAACTATATCTTAAAGTATTCTGGAACTCCTGCTGCCTATCTGGACAGCGATAATAACTGGATAGTTTTGCGCTATGCCGATGTGTTGCTGATGTATGCTGAAGCACTTAATGAGATTTCCTTCCAGCCTGATGGAGAAGCTTTTGCGCTGCTAAACCAAATCAGGTCAAGAGCAGGGCTTCCTGAGATGACAAGTTCTGCTTCAGACCCTGAATACCTGATTACCTCACAACAGGAATTCAGGGATGCGGTGGCCAAAGAGCGGAGAGTGGAACTCGCCTTTGAAGGGCACAGATGGTTTGATCTAATCAGGACAGACGAAGCATTGAGCGTATTGTCTGACAAGGGAATGCAGTCCCATCATGTCTTATTCCCTGTACCTCAAAGTCAGATAGACATCAATCCGGGAGTGATAGCGCAAAACCCGGGTTACTGA
- a CDS encoding RNA polymerase sigma factor, with protein MEAIDSPFLKQVVNGLVQGDEACFEKLYGMFSGKIYAISRKMRLGHEDAEGVVQEVFLKIWKNREKLDPELSINAYMIAILRSLVIKKVKKEARFFAFKEYQIPLLKPVSSYSADGDLIYSEFHNLSLEIIEKLPPAQRQIFKLRHLENQSVGEISEALNLSKRTVENQIFRATKSFKEGLAKLEIVSTGVWVISLKAILASLLEG; from the coding sequence TTGGAAGCAATAGATTCTCCCTTTTTGAAACAGGTAGTGAACGGGCTTGTCCAAGGTGATGAGGCGTGCTTTGAGAAACTATATGGAATGTTTTCCGGGAAAATTTATGCTATATCCAGAAAGATGAGACTTGGGCATGAAGATGCCGAAGGGGTGGTGCAGGAAGTTTTTCTGAAAATCTGGAAAAATAGAGAGAAGTTGGATCCTGAGCTTTCTATCAATGCATACATGATTGCGATCTTACGCTCACTTGTCATCAAAAAAGTAAAGAAGGAAGCACGTTTTTTTGCCTTTAAAGAGTATCAAATTCCACTTTTGAAGCCAGTTTCTTCTTACAGCGCAGACGGTGATCTTATCTACTCGGAATTTCATAATCTCTCCTTGGAGATAATCGAAAAACTCCCACCTGCCCAACGGCAGATCTTCAAGCTGAGACATCTCGAAAACCAGTCGGTTGGGGAGATTTCCGAGGCTCTCAATCTTTCTAAACGAACGGTGGAAAATCAGATTTTCAGAGCTACCAAATCTTTTAAAGAAGGACTCGCAAAATTGGAGATTGTTTCCACCGGAGTTTGGGTAATCAGTCTAAAAGCAATACTTGCTTCGCTTTTGGAGGGGTGA
- a CDS encoding FecR family protein — MDHNKRIKDFFEGKLTQEEAQELLDFLESQEAEDFLSAELIQLWSSKLKAEEYNWDNKALWKKLNHNKSNYARPYLHRDNKRQKSAWIPWLRAAVVFLAIGSSTLFFVNREKYRATQDQEQLLDTKMITKYNPAGQKTKIVLPDGSTVYLNSESKIVYPANFQMDRSISLEGEGFFEVVKDAEHPFAVEAGGIVTTALGTSFNISTFERDGKVAVTLLTGMVELKQLDKGNVIELSPGEGSLLSRNDSQLGKNPVNAEDVTLWTKGVLKFNNSTLEQLTARLERWYGVEITLQGNEKRQLASGTFDSDESLENVLMVLSESLDFSYELNNKKVLVKLN, encoded by the coding sequence ATGGATCATAATAAAAGAATAAAGGATTTTTTTGAAGGAAAACTTACGCAGGAGGAAGCGCAAGAATTGCTGGACTTTTTAGAAAGTCAGGAAGCAGAGGATTTTTTATCTGCCGAGCTCATTCAACTATGGTCAAGTAAATTAAAAGCAGAAGAGTATAATTGGGATAACAAAGCTCTTTGGAAGAAACTAAACCATAACAAATCCAACTATGCCCGCCCATACCTTCACCGGGATAATAAGCGCCAAAAGAGTGCCTGGATACCTTGGTTAAGAGCTGCTGTTGTATTCTTGGCAATAGGAAGTTCTACACTCTTTTTTGTCAATCGGGAAAAATATAGAGCTACCCAGGATCAAGAGCAGTTACTGGACACCAAGATGATCACTAAATACAATCCCGCAGGCCAGAAAACCAAAATTGTGCTTCCCGATGGATCAACTGTTTATCTTAATTCAGAAAGTAAAATTGTCTATCCTGCCAATTTTCAGATGGACAGATCCATTTCCTTAGAAGGGGAGGGGTTTTTTGAAGTGGTGAAAGATGCAGAACATCCATTTGCTGTAGAGGCCGGTGGGATAGTGACTACTGCGCTGGGAACATCTTTTAATATCTCCACTTTTGAGCGCGACGGTAAAGTGGCTGTCACACTGCTGACAGGTATGGTAGAGCTCAAGCAGCTGGACAAAGGAAATGTCATTGAGCTCAGCCCTGGGGAAGGATCTCTCTTGTCCAGAAATGATAGTCAACTAGGGAAAAATCCTGTCAACGCAGAAGATGTGACACTGTGGACGAAGGGTGTATTGAAATTCAATAATTCGACTTTGGAGCAACTTACGGCTAGACTCGAAAGATGGTATGGAGTAGAGATAACTCTTCAGGGAAATGAGAAGAGACAACTGGCCAGCGGGACTTTTGATTCGGATGAGAGCCTGGAAAATGTGCTGATGGTGCTGAGCGAATCCCTAGATTTCAGTTATGAACTAAATAATAAAAAAGTATTGGTCAAACTAAACTAG
- a CDS encoding TonB-dependent receptor has translation MKKILPLIVMSIKLLARGLAILCISLNPLLANTSKAQVKSIDEVFLKLEKQPKSLVQFFNEIEKKTEFKFFYTHAAVDLDSAISYLNQSESVEKHLYHIATQTELRFKQVNNAISVSKKTNSAENFVAKEAQAEKITGTVKDEFGQPMPGVSVVVKGTTTGTVTDLDGNYSIDVNPGQTLLFSFIGYQRNEILISSDTVIDVVLTEEENSLDEFVVVGYGTVKKKDITGAVSAINSEELKDQPIVSVDQAMAGRMAGVVVTQATGAPGGGSSVRIRGAGSLSAGNEPLYVVDGFPVTNDFDQRNNPLNTINPADIDNIQVLKDASATAIYGSRGSNGVVLITTKSGKEGLTKIEFNVSTGIQQVEKTLDVLNASEFASYINEARNNAWVNSGPGRSASDPNSERIQNVMYLIPEGFENPSSLGRGTDWQDEIFRTARMSDYQLNFSGGNEKTKYFVSGGYLEQEGVIINSDLKRYSFRVNVESQMNDRVKVGANITPSYTFSNQSLAEGNWQGGGIIQSAITAGPHLSPYDADGNYTQITGQGIGTSEVDNPVKIAKEYFHQQKNLRLLGTAFTEINLIDNLKFKALVGTDIRSFREDIFSSSIINPNSVNLTRPAVGSNNTAQTVNWLSEFTLSYGKTIGKHTFDAVLGYTVQKETFETSRITGTNYANDNIKTTNAAGLITQALNTQEEWSLLSYLARLNYNYDDRYLLTATFRRDGSSRFGSDNRWGAFPSVSLGWRLSEENFLNQVSWLSELRLRASYGLTGNNFISNYGAIGLTGIENYPLGTSISNGIRLTNIPNSTLGWEKNEQMDFGLELGVFQNRLYLSADYYIKRTSDLLLNVPVPTLTGYTNALQNIGEIENKGIEFTLTSRNLVSDFKWTTDFNISFNQIEVMALGPDGSPIISRQATSASSPTHITQIGSAPGSFYGYQVIGVYQNQEDVDNSAVVMNGNGTVQSIPGRLKFADINGDGIINTDDRTILGDPFPDFTYGMTNRFSYKNVDFSFTLQGVQGFEVLNLARRYYGNYAGSYNVLSSTANGWKSEADPGDGTSPMIDRNFNAYAGSNVVNNVTSAFVEDGSFLRIRNITLGYTFPAKILERVKVSNARLNFTVQNAYTFTKYEGFNPEVSAQGGSPLVPGVDAGGYPLARTYMLGLNVGF, from the coding sequence ATGAAAAAAATATTACCATTAATAGTCATGTCTATTAAGCTACTGGCCAGAGGGCTTGCTATTCTTTGCATTTCTCTGAACCCACTATTGGCCAATACCTCTAAAGCTCAGGTAAAAAGTATTGATGAAGTCTTTCTAAAGCTGGAAAAACAACCAAAATCCTTGGTTCAATTTTTTAATGAAATAGAAAAAAAGACTGAATTCAAATTTTTTTACACACATGCAGCTGTGGATTTGGACTCGGCTATTTCTTATCTAAACCAATCGGAGAGTGTAGAGAAACATCTCTATCATATCGCCACGCAGACCGAACTTAGGTTTAAGCAGGTCAATAACGCTATCAGTGTCTCCAAAAAAACAAATTCAGCCGAAAACTTCGTAGCCAAAGAAGCTCAGGCCGAAAAAATTACCGGAACCGTAAAAGATGAATTCGGCCAACCTATGCCGGGTGTTTCGGTTGTGGTGAAAGGAACTACCACGGGAACAGTAACAGATCTTGATGGAAATTATTCTATAGATGTCAATCCCGGTCAGACATTATTGTTTTCGTTTATTGGATATCAGCGAAACGAAATACTGATCTCTTCCGACACGGTGATAGACGTGGTTTTGACTGAAGAGGAGAATTCTTTAGATGAATTTGTGGTGGTGGGATACGGCACCGTCAAAAAGAAGGACATTACAGGGGCAGTAAGTGCAATTAATTCTGAAGAGCTAAAAGACCAGCCAATAGTGAGTGTAGATCAGGCTATGGCCGGCAGAATGGCAGGTGTCGTGGTCACCCAAGCCACGGGGGCTCCGGGAGGAGGATCATCTGTACGGATCAGAGGAGCTGGGTCTCTCAGTGCAGGAAATGAGCCGTTATATGTCGTGGACGGATTTCCCGTGACCAATGATTTTGATCAGCGGAATAATCCTCTGAATACAATTAATCCCGCAGACATAGATAACATTCAGGTATTAAAGGATGCTTCTGCCACAGCTATATATGGTTCAAGGGGGTCTAATGGAGTTGTGCTGATTACTACCAAATCAGGCAAAGAGGGACTGACAAAAATTGAGTTCAACGTCAGCACAGGTATTCAGCAGGTGGAAAAGACCCTGGATGTATTAAATGCATCAGAGTTTGCTTCCTATATCAATGAAGCAAGAAATAATGCGTGGGTGAATTCAGGCCCGGGAAGATCCGCTTCTGATCCAAATTCAGAGCGTATCCAGAATGTTATGTATTTGATCCCCGAAGGATTCGAAAATCCGTCCTCATTGGGCCGGGGTACTGACTGGCAGGATGAAATATTCCGCACAGCCCGTATGAGTGATTATCAACTGAATTTTTCAGGAGGAAATGAAAAAACCAAGTATTTCGTTTCAGGTGGATACTTAGAGCAGGAAGGGGTAATCATAAATTCTGACCTCAAGCGCTATTCATTTCGGGTAAATGTAGAATCACAGATGAACGATCGGGTAAAAGTAGGCGCAAATATTACTCCTTCCTATACTTTCTCCAATCAATCACTGGCCGAAGGAAACTGGCAAGGGGGTGGTATCATCCAGTCTGCCATCACAGCAGGGCCGCATTTGTCTCCTTATGATGCAGATGGCAATTATACCCAAATAACAGGGCAAGGCATAGGGACCTCGGAAGTTGATAATCCGGTGAAAATCGCAAAAGAATATTTTCACCAGCAAAAGAACCTAAGACTCCTGGGCACTGCATTTACGGAAATAAACTTGATAGATAATCTAAAGTTCAAAGCCTTGGTAGGGACAGATATCAGAAGTTTTAGAGAGGATATATTCAGTTCATCCATTATCAATCCCAATAGTGTTAACCTCACTCGGCCTGCAGTAGGCTCCAATAATACTGCACAAACCGTCAATTGGCTTTCGGAATTTACATTAAGTTATGGTAAGACGATTGGCAAGCATACATTTGATGCTGTGTTAGGCTATACTGTTCAGAAAGAGACATTTGAGACCAGCCGGATCACAGGTACAAATTATGCCAACGACAATATAAAAACGACCAATGCTGCAGGACTGATCACACAAGCTCTGAACACTCAAGAAGAATGGTCTTTACTATCCTATCTGGCACGATTAAACTACAACTACGATGATCGCTATCTTCTCACGGCGACTTTTCGGCGGGATGGTTCATCCAGATTCGGGTCGGATAATCGTTGGGGTGCATTTCCATCGGTATCATTGGGTTGGAGACTTTCCGAGGAGAATTTCCTAAACCAGGTATCATGGTTGTCAGAACTGAGATTAAGGGCAAGCTACGGATTGACAGGAAATAATTTTATAAGCAATTACGGAGCGATAGGATTGACCGGTATTGAGAACTATCCTCTCGGAACCAGCATCAGCAATGGCATAAGGCTTACAAATATTCCGAATTCCACGCTTGGCTGGGAGAAAAACGAACAGATGGATTTTGGATTGGAACTTGGCGTATTCCAAAATCGACTTTATCTGTCCGCTGATTATTACATCAAACGGACATCCGATCTTTTGCTGAATGTTCCGGTCCCTACCTTGACAGGCTATACCAATGCGCTGCAGAATATTGGTGAAATAGAGAATAAAGGAATAGAGTTTACCCTTACCAGCAGAAATTTAGTGTCTGATTTTAAATGGACTACTGACTTTAACATCTCTTTCAATCAGATCGAAGTCATGGCATTGGGACCGGATGGTTCTCCGATTATTTCCCGACAGGCGACCTCAGCTTCATCTCCCACACACATTACCCAGATCGGATCAGCTCCGGGGAGTTTTTATGGGTATCAGGTGATAGGAGTGTATCAAAATCAGGAGGATGTTGATAATAGTGCGGTGGTCATGAATGGCAACGGTACTGTACAATCCATACCGGGTAGACTGAAGTTTGCCGATATCAACGGGGACGGCATAATCAATACTGACGATAGAACGATATTGGGTGATCCTTTCCCGGATTTTACCTATGGGATGACGAATAGATTCTCGTACAAGAATGTGGATTTTTCATTTACTCTTCAGGGGGTACAGGGATTTGAGGTGCTTAATTTGGCTAGGAGATATTATGGGAATTATGCCGGTTCTTACAATGTGCTGAGCAGCACGGCCAATGGATGGAAATCTGAAGCTGATCCAGGAGATGGAACCAGTCCGATGATAGATAGAAACTTCAATGCCTATGCAGGAAGTAATGTGGTGAACAATGTGACCTCTGCGTTTGTAGAAGACGGTTCTTTTCTAAGAATAAGAAACATCACATTGGGCTACACCTTTCCCGCCAAGATTTTGGAGCGTGTAAAAGTTTCCAATGCACGGTTGAATTTCACGGTTCAAAATGCTTACACCTTTACGAAGTATGAAGGATTCAATCCGGAAGTGTCGGCTCAGGGAGGAAGTCCTCTTGTGCCCGGCGTGGATGCAGGGGGATATCCCTTGGCAAGGACATATATGTTGGGTTTAAATGTAGGCTTCTAA
- a CDS encoding PQQ-dependent sugar dehydrogenase, with translation MMISKGKHLGALLILPAIMLGCEQQHRLSLKQLDSIQLDKSQLKVEVLTSGMEVPWDLEVDDMGFLWVAEQKGKVSRVNPETGAQQSLLQLQDVWQERTSGLLGMAVHKDFKKFPYVYLNYTARKDSGIVSRLVRYTYENDSLVKPFLLLEIEGGTSHNGSRLAFGPDEKLYWATGDVHDYSYAQNVQMLNGKILRMNEDGSIPEDNPDPESYVWALGFRNMQGLAFSSRGILYTSEHGDAIEDEVNLIQKGGNYGWPHIEGKHDLEQELNFAGRNNTLEPLRSWTPVIAPSGITYYGSPAIPEWSNSLLLTTLKGKSLRILFLNETGDEITGEEILFENHYGRLRDIVPGPHGEIYLSTSNLDWNPQPGFPLDGDDKILKISPAEEVSSTPLIPIKAQQALVAQSGKELYLSYCASCHKEDGAGVRDVFPSLKASGLINGDPAKLIDVVLKGSGESENSQQMPSFAFLTDSEVAEILNYIRSEWASGPTSISPDLIKQSR, from the coding sequence ATGATGATAAGTAAAGGAAAACATCTGGGGGCATTGTTGATACTGCCGGCAATTATGCTTGGCTGTGAGCAGCAGCATAGGCTTTCCCTGAAGCAGCTCGACAGTATTCAGCTGGATAAATCACAATTGAAAGTGGAGGTATTGACATCCGGTATGGAAGTTCCATGGGACTTAGAGGTGGATGACATGGGGTTTCTCTGGGTAGCCGAGCAAAAAGGGAAAGTGTCCCGGGTGAATCCGGAAACGGGAGCCCAACAAAGCCTTCTACAGCTACAGGATGTCTGGCAAGAACGTACTTCGGGTCTGTTGGGAATGGCTGTACATAAGGACTTTAAGAAATTTCCTTATGTGTACCTTAACTACACTGCGAGAAAAGACAGCGGGATTGTTAGCCGTCTTGTTCGCTATACTTACGAAAATGATTCCTTAGTCAAGCCTTTTCTTTTGCTTGAAATTGAAGGAGGAACGTCCCATAATGGATCTAGGTTGGCTTTTGGCCCCGATGAGAAATTGTATTGGGCCACAGGAGATGTGCATGATTATTCTTATGCCCAGAATGTCCAGATGCTGAACGGGAAAATTCTCAGGATGAATGAGGATGGAAGTATTCCGGAAGATAATCCGGATCCTGAAAGCTATGTCTGGGCACTGGGATTTAGAAATATGCAAGGACTTGCTTTTTCGTCCAGGGGGATCCTGTATACCTCCGAGCATGGAGATGCGATAGAGGATGAAGTAAACTTGATCCAAAAAGGAGGAAATTATGGCTGGCCTCACATAGAAGGTAAACATGATCTTGAACAAGAGCTGAATTTTGCCGGGAGGAACAACACATTGGAACCCCTAAGGTCGTGGACGCCGGTTATTGCTCCCTCGGGCATTACCTATTATGGTTCCCCTGCTATTCCCGAATGGAGCAATTCTTTGCTGTTGACAACCCTTAAAGGCAAAAGCCTACGGATTCTATTCCTGAATGAGACCGGGGACGAAATTACAGGTGAAGAAATACTCTTCGAAAACCACTACGGAAGACTGCGCGATATAGTACCCGGTCCCCATGGTGAAATCTACCTGAGCACCAGTAATCTGGACTGGAATCCCCAGCCTGGCTTTCCGCTGGACGGAGATGATAAAATCTTAAAAATCAGCCCTGCTGAGGAAGTGTCTTCGACTCCATTAATTCCAATAAAAGCACAGCAAGCCTTAGTAGCTCAGAGCGGAAAAGAGCTGTACCTCAGCTATTGTGCTTCTTGTCATAAGGAAGATGGGGCGGGAGTACGGGATGTGTTTCCATCTTTAAAAGCATCGGGATTGATTAATGGAGATCCCGCTAAGTTGATCGATGTGGTGCTTAAAGGATCGGGTGAATCGGAGAATTCTCAGCAGATGCCAAGCTTTGCTTTTCTGACCGACAGTGAAGTTGCTGAAATCCTCAATTATATCAGATCTGAATGGGCAAGTGGTCCAACTAGTATTTCCCCTGACTTAATCAAACAAAGCAGATGA
- a CDS encoding BNR-4 repeat-containing protein — translation MTTNKRFVKAICFLSVMMTINLSFAQSVTTLNQQDTGYRGIWYSNEPSDDEFVYKYSGGLATYPANHYPFSVYSKKVNKTFFCYGGADPDGNTLYHMISYFDHTTGQVPRPTIVLDKQTDNAHDNPVMNIDKEGYIWLFSTANGTLSPSYVHKSKRPYDISEFEQVFADKIENGEAVEMDNFSYLQSWYQPKKGFINLFTHYQTGVIPDQPEKPRRTIGFMTSRDGEHYSSWKDIAAIEEGHYQTSGQSGKILGTSFNFHPYREEGNGLNFRTNLYYLQTADFGKSWTNAKGQKIEIPLRASQNEALVKDYRAEGLLVYINDLEYDGEDRPVILYLTTKGYEAGPENGPRNWFTARFTGEEWEILPVTSSDNNYDMGSLYIDEQGIWRIIGPTASGPQKFNTGGEMVLWTSLDQGKTWSSKQLTQKSRYNHSYARKPVYVNEDFYAFWADGHGREKSVSNLYFCDRDGNVYLLPAKMEGLFAKPELISAHDDK, via the coding sequence ATGACAACTAATAAACGCTTTGTGAAGGCTATCTGTTTTTTATCGGTAATGATGACGATTAATTTGTCATTCGCTCAATCGGTAACTACCCTTAACCAACAGGATACCGGCTATAGAGGAATCTGGTACAGCAATGAACCCTCAGACGATGAGTTTGTCTATAAGTACAGCGGAGGGCTGGCCACTTATCCTGCAAACCATTACCCGTTTTCAGTCTATTCCAAGAAGGTAAACAAGACATTTTTTTGCTATGGAGGTGCAGATCCCGATGGCAACACACTCTATCACATGATTTCATATTTTGACCATACTACTGGGCAGGTTCCCCGACCGACTATTGTGTTGGACAAGCAAACGGACAATGCCCACGATAATCCTGTCATGAACATTGACAAAGAAGGCTATATCTGGCTTTTCTCCACAGCAAACGGAACATTAAGCCCTTCCTATGTCCATAAAAGCAAAAGACCATACGACATTTCGGAGTTCGAACAGGTGTTTGCCGATAAAATAGAGAATGGGGAAGCTGTGGAAATGGATAATTTTTCCTACCTCCAAAGCTGGTACCAGCCCAAAAAGGGATTTATCAACTTGTTTACCCACTATCAGACAGGAGTGATCCCCGACCAGCCCGAAAAGCCCAGAAGAACTATTGGTTTTATGACCAGTCGGGATGGGGAGCACTATTCCTCATGGAAAGATATCGCAGCCATAGAGGAGGGACATTATCAGACAAGCGGTCAATCCGGGAAGATACTGGGTACTTCATTTAATTTCCATCCTTACCGAGAAGAGGGTAATGGCCTCAATTTCAGGACGAATCTTTATTACCTGCAAACAGCTGATTTTGGCAAAAGCTGGACAAATGCAAAAGGGCAAAAGATAGAAATCCCGCTGAGGGCCAGTCAAAATGAAGCGCTGGTCAAAGATTACCGGGCTGAGGGATTACTGGTTTACATCAATGACTTGGAATATGATGGAGAAGATAGACCGGTCATCTTGTACCTCACTACTAAGGGGTACGAAGCAGGACCTGAAAATGGCCCAAGAAACTGGTTTACAGCCAGGTTTACAGGCGAAGAGTGGGAGATTTTGCCTGTAACTTCCTCTGACAACAATTACGACATGGGCTCACTATACATTGATGAGCAGGGAATATGGCGAATAATTGGGCCTACCGCCTCCGGGCCTCAAAAATTTAACACTGGAGGAGAGATGGTTCTCTGGACCAGTCTGGATCAGGGCAAGACCTGGTCAAGCAAGCAACTCACACAAAAAAGCAGATACAATCACTCTTACGCTAGAAAGCCGGTGTATGTCAATGAGGATTTCTATGCTTTCTGGGCAGATGGCCATGGCCGTGAAAAGTCAGTTTCAAATCTCTATTTCTGTGATCGGGATGGAAATGTCTACCTGCTGCCTGCAAAAATGGAAGGTCTATTTGCGAAGCCTGAATTAATCTCTGCTCATGATGATAAGTAA